The DNA window CCCAACATAAAGAAAGGAGACCTTGTCATTATCAAAGAAGAAAATCATGGTAAACCACTTGCTGTAGGTAGAGCTATGATGGATGGTGAAGAGATGACAGGTGAATCAGGTAAGGCAGTTCAATCGATACACTATGTAGGTGATGAATTGTGGAACCTCTCTATTTAATGGGTATTCAAAATACCGGAGTTTCTAAAAATATTCAATAAAAAATTAAATTAAACTGGAGTTATTAATATAATAATAACAGAACTTAAAAAGGTGTGACTATGGCAAAGTTTATGGATAAACTGTTTGGAAGCAGTACAAATCAGGCAACAAGTGAAGACGAGTTTACAGACCTTGATCTGAGTAAATATGAAGAAGTTATTGATGATGAACCTGCAGAGACCTACATCAGAGTGGGAGAACTTACCAATCTGGATGAACTCAGCCAGTTAAAAAAGGAAATCTACGACGGAAATATATTGATGCTGGATATATCCAATATCAAAGCCGATAAACTTCTTCTTGACAGAGCACTTAAAGACTTAAAAGAAGTTGTCACCGATGTACAAGGTGACATTGCAGGACTCAAAGAAGACCAAGTTCTTGTTACACCTGCAGGTGTCAAAATCGACAGAGACAAAATAATTGGTGGAAAATATTGAACCAAGAAAACCATTCAGAAAACGGTTTTAGTACTGAATCAAGCTGTCCGCTATGCCATGATAAACTGACGATGCACTGGCAGACCGACCATATACCTTATTTCGATGAGATTCTTTATATAACTGCCAGATGCAGCTGTGGATTTAAATTTGCAGACACAATGATTACCACCCAAAAAGACCCTGTTCATTATGAAATAACAATTGAAAATAACAATGACCTGTACGCAAGGATAGTACGTTCAACATCTGGTACTATCAGGGTCCCTGAATTTGGTATAGCTGTAGAACCGGGACCTGCTTCTGAATCATATGTTACAAATATTGAAGGGTTATTAAACAGGGTCAAAAGCGTTGTACAGACCGCAGCCAAATGGTCAAAAGAAGAGGAAGAAAAATACAACCAATGCCTGGAAATTGAAAGTGCCCTTGATGATACAATCGAAGGTCACCGAAAACTAACGATTGAAATCGATGACCCACTGGGCAACAGTGCAATAATATCAGACAGAGCAAATTCAAGAAAACTTAGTGATGAAGAAGTAGAAAACCTGAAAACCGGTATGATAATTTATGATGTTAACTCATCGGATATAAAAATCAATGATGAGGAATGTTAAATTATTTTCCGGTTCTGTAATACAGAGAACAAATAGATAGATATATTTGAAGAGATATCCTATCTAAGTTTCAATAAAACAAACTTTGGTGACAGCATGGAAGAAGAAAATGAGTTGGCACTTCCTGCAAAAGAAAATTTTAGTGAATGGTACAATGACATCCTTGTTAAAGCCGAAATAATGGATGTTCGTTATCCTGTCAAAGGCTTATATGTATGGAACCCTTTCGGTTTTTCCATTAGAAAAAAAACTTATTCTATAATCAGAGAACTGCTGGATAGAGACCATGAAGAAACCTTATTCCCACTATTGATTCCTGAAAACGAATTTATGAAAGAAACAAAACATATAAAAGGTTTTGAGGAAGAAGTATACTGGGTCACACATGGTGGCACATCACCACTGGAAGTTAATCTTGCTCTACGTCCTACCAGTGAAACTGCTATATATCCCATCTACAAACTTTGGGTTCGTTCACATGCAGACCTGCCAATCAAATATTACCAGATTGTGAATACTTTCAGATATGAAACCAAACATACAAGACCTCTTATACGCCTGCGTGAAATAACATCTTTTAAAGAAGCTCACACTGTACATGAAACATGGGAGGATGCTGCAGCACAGGTGGATGAGGCTATAGATAGATACCATGAATTCTACGAACGTCTCTGTCTGCCAGTACTTACATCAAAACGTCCTGAATGGGATAAATTCCCAGGTGCTGACTACACCATCGCAGTTGATGCTCTGATGCCCGATGGAAGAACACTTCAGGTTGGTACTGCACATCATCTGGGTAACAATTTTGCAAAAACCTTTGACATAGAATACGAAGACCCTAATGGTGAACAGGTATATGCTTACCAGTCCTGTTATGGTATATCAGAACGCTGTATTGCAGCAATGATATCGGTACATGGTGACGATAAAGGGCTCATACTCCCACCGGAAATTGCACCCGTGCAGGTTATTATCATACCGATTATTTTCAAGAATAAGGATAAAGAAAGCATTCTTGATGCCTGTAAAAATGTAAAAGGATCTCTGGAATCTGCGGGAGTAAAAACCAAAATTGATACCAGTGATCGTAGACCAGGTGCCAAATATTACAGATGGGAAATGAAAGGCGTCCCGCTAAGAATTGAAATAGGTCCAAAAGACCTGAAAAATGAATCTGTAATGATGGTACGGCGGGATACAGGAGATAAAGAGCAGATAGCGATGGATGAAATCAATGATACTGTTGCAAGTAAGTTTGAATCAATAAAATCCAATCTATATGAAAAAGCAAAAGCTGAACTTGAAAACAATATCATCGAATGCGATTCTCTTGATGAAATCGAAAACAAGATTGTTAAAGGCATACTAAAGATTCCATGGTGTGGCCAGGAAGAATGCAACGATGAACTGGAAGAAAATATCGGTGCCGGCATACTCGGGATACCTGTAAATCAGGAAAATAGCAGCAGTTCCCCGTGTCCTGTCTGTGGTGGTGAAGCAAACACTAAAATATACGTTTCAAGAACATATTAAATTAGTTAACCAAAATCATGGGATGGAGATTTATATGGAAACGTCTGATTCATCAATAAACGTTAGTAAACCAAATAATCCGTTGTTTCTCTGTGTACTTTCAAATACAAAAACATCACACATAGAAAAGATATCAGGTGCTGGGAAAACCGCTGAATTAACAGATTATACACCTGTGGGTGATGCTGAGATTGTTGAAACAGGTGATATAATAACCGCTCCTATATTACCAATGACTCCCCCTTATGATACACCCACTCCATCCCTTACCACACGTGCAGCCCTAAAACTTGCTGACATACCGCACATGTTTATAAACTCTGGATTGAATTTTACACCCGAGGTACCTTTTGTTGATATGAAAACCTCTCCCGGAGAAGATATAAGAGAACCTGTTACAGTGCCTGATGCAAAGGATATTTTTGAAAGAGCATACAAAATCGGTAAAAAAATACAGACAAAAACCGATTTTTTAATGATAGGTGAGAGTATAGCTGGCGGTACTACAACTGCCATGGCTGTCTTAAACGCTCTTGGATACGATGGTAATGTTAGCAGCAGTTCATCATTAAATCCTGTTGAACTGAAAACAGAGGTCGTTAAAGAAGGAATGGATGCATCAGGGGTGACATTTGGAAGTCTCAGAGACAATCCAATACATGCTATAAAAACTCTCGGAGATCCCATGATGCCTACTGTTGCAGGTGTTGTTACAGGATTTAAAGAATCTAATAATGCATCAAGAGTTGTACTTGCAGGTGGTACTCAGATGGCTGCAATATTTTCAGTAATAAAACATCTGGGATATAATACGGACAACATTTCCATAGTAACCACACAATACGTTGTTAATGACAAAACTGCAAATTTTGAAAAATTAACTACTGAAATGCTTGGCGTTCCGATGGATTTTGTAGACCCTGAATACGGGAAGTCGTCACATCCTGGTCTTCGTAGATATGAAGCCGGTGATGTTAAAGAAGGTGTCGGTGCAGGTGGAGCCATTTACCTCGCCCGGCTGATGGGGATCCCGGTGGATGATGTTAGAAAAGAAGTTGAACGTATGCTTGAGATTTTTGCCAGTAAAAAAATACAAGAACAGGTTTAAAAAAATAAAACCGATGAATATCAAACATATTCTGCAGAAGTCATACGTCCACAGTTTCTGCAGAAATACAAGATATTCATACCCAGTACCTGTTTTCTAAGCTGTGTATTACAACTGTCACATATACACTGTTCTTTCTGCATATTCACATCCCCCCATTATGCGAAAACCATTATTGAATCTATTCTGGCTGTACCTTTTTTTGTCCAGTATCTACATATACCACAGTATTGGAAATTTTCACTTTCATATAAAGTTTTGGATTTACATCTTGGACATTTGTCTAATATTTGCATATCTGCAAACTCCCCCTCTGATAAGAGCTTAATAAAAAAGGCTAACAATTTACTGTTACCTAATTTCCCCATTAAATAAAAATGTTTCATTTTATAAATAGGTTTTTATCGCATCAAAAAAACCAGAATATCAAATTGTAAACAACTTAACTACTATATTATACCTAAACAGTTTTTTTTACGCATTACTAAAATATCAACCACATAAAAATAAATTTTTAGGAAAAAAGGACAAATCATATATAAAAGAGAAATATAAGTGTTTGATTAATGGATAAATACAATATCGATGAAGATTCGCTGGGAATACTTCGCAGAGGAACATCTGTATATTATGCTGGATCAGTAATCTTTGCAGCAGGTATTGTACTCTTGATTGTAGGTGTTGCATTTATCATAATGTCCCAGATTCATTACGGTTCAGAACCCGGCAAAATCATCCTTTCTGTAATTTTTATGGGTGGTGGAGCATCTCTGGTTTTAACCGGTACTAATCTGATGATGAAGCAGACCAAATACGGATACTATATAACAGCCGCAGGTACAATTCTGGCTCTGTTGGCTCTTGCTATTTTCTCATCTATTTATCCACAGGGCTGGTATTATCCGACTGTAAGTTATGTTCTTGCCATGTATATTGTAGGTATTCTGGCATTGCTGGGCAATGGATTCGCAAACGTGGTTCTCTGGATAATATCCAGCAAATCAGAAACCGCTACAAGAAGTTCGCAGGAGAATTATACAGTACATAATGATGAAAGTATCCAGAGGGATATAGAAGAGGCAGTACAAAGCAGTATACAGCAGTCATCCAGCGAATTGAAATTTAAAGACCAAAATGTTGGCAACGTCAGACTCGGAAAAGCATTCAATGAATCCCGTGGAAAAACCACAAGAGTTAAAGATGATATGAATGAAGCGGATAAATTAAAAAGAACCACATCAGGAAATAAAGTAAAATCCGGTTCATCAGAAGTTGATAAAATATCATCACAGTTGAGAGAAGCTATGGAAAACCAAACTGCTGAAAAAGGGATTATTGAAAAAATAAAAGACCGATTTGACAGATATTTCTAAATTAATTGGTTTGTAAAAACTAAAAATAAATAATTTATCAAAATAGATTTATAAAAAATAATTTAATATAAATTAATAGTTCTAACCAGAAGGTGGTATAAATGGCTAAAGGTCTTGATATTGGAACAATGAATATAATATGTGCAGAGAACGAGGGTGAAGATGTAGTCTTTACCCAGGAGAGGAACGCTTTTCTGGAACTGGATTCCAGCGACCTTACAAATATGATGCTTGATAGTGCAAAGGTGCTTTATATCGAAAAGGATGATAAAATATCTGTCCTTGGAGAAGATGCTTTCAACTTTGCTACAATATTTGGTAAGGAAACCAGACGACCCATGAGATTTGGTATAATAAGCCCTAAAGAAAAAGACGCTATACCAATGATAAAATTAATCGTTGACAGAGTACTGGGAGATCCGGGATACCAGAATGAAGCATTGTGCATTTCATCCCCTGCAGACCCTATAGACCTTGATATGAACACTCTGTATCACAAGAAAATGACAGAAGCTCTTACCAAGAAAATGTCCTATGATACCAAAGTCATAGACGAAGGTCTGGCCGTTGTTTA is part of the Methanohalobium evestigatum Z-7303 genome and encodes:
- a CDS encoding cell division protein SepF codes for the protein MAKFMDKLFGSSTNQATSEDEFTDLDLSKYEEVIDDEPAETYIRVGELTNLDELSQLKKEIYDGNILMLDISNIKADKLLLDRALKDLKEVVTDVQGDIAGLKEDQVLVTPAGVKIDRDKIIGGKY
- a CDS encoding ZPR1 zinc finger domain-containing protein, translated to MNQENHSENGFSTESSCPLCHDKLTMHWQTDHIPYFDEILYITARCSCGFKFADTMITTQKDPVHYEITIENNNDLYARIVRSTSGTIRVPEFGIAVEPGPASESYVTNIEGLLNRVKSVVQTAAKWSKEEEEKYNQCLEIESALDDTIEGHRKLTIEIDDPLGNSAIISDRANSRKLSDEEVENLKTGMIIYDVNSSDIKINDEEC
- the proS gene encoding proline--tRNA ligase; this translates as MEEENELALPAKENFSEWYNDILVKAEIMDVRYPVKGLYVWNPFGFSIRKKTYSIIRELLDRDHEETLFPLLIPENEFMKETKHIKGFEEEVYWVTHGGTSPLEVNLALRPTSETAIYPIYKLWVRSHADLPIKYYQIVNTFRYETKHTRPLIRLREITSFKEAHTVHETWEDAAAQVDEAIDRYHEFYERLCLPVLTSKRPEWDKFPGADYTIAVDALMPDGRTLQVGTAHHLGNNFAKTFDIEYEDPNGEQVYAYQSCYGISERCIAAMISVHGDDKGLILPPEIAPVQVIIIPIIFKNKDKESILDACKNVKGSLESAGVKTKIDTSDRRPGAKYYRWEMKGVPLRIEIGPKDLKNESVMMVRRDTGDKEQIAMDEINDTVASKFESIKSNLYEKAKAELENNIIECDSLDEIENKIVKGILKIPWCGQEECNDELEENIGAGILGIPVNQENSSSSPCPVCGGEANTKIYVSRTY
- the cobT gene encoding nicotinate mononucleotide-dependent phosphoribosyltransferase CobT, producing METSDSSINVSKPNNPLFLCVLSNTKTSHIEKISGAGKTAELTDYTPVGDAEIVETGDIITAPILPMTPPYDTPTPSLTTRAALKLADIPHMFINSGLNFTPEVPFVDMKTSPGEDIREPVTVPDAKDIFERAYKIGKKIQTKTDFLMIGESIAGGTTTAMAVLNALGYDGNVSSSSSLNPVELKTEVVKEGMDASGVTFGSLRDNPIHAIKTLGDPMMPTVAGVVTGFKESNNASRVVLAGGTQMAAIFSVIKHLGYNTDNISIVTTQYVVNDKTANFEKLTTEMLGVPMDFVDPEYGKSSHPGLRRYEAGDVKEGVGAGGAIYLARLMGIPVDDVRKEVERMLEIFASKKIQEQV
- a CDS encoding DUF7139 domain-containing protein, which encodes MDKYNIDEDSLGILRRGTSVYYAGSVIFAAGIVLLIVGVAFIIMSQIHYGSEPGKIILSVIFMGGGASLVLTGTNLMMKQTKYGYYITAAGTILALLALAIFSSIYPQGWYYPTVSYVLAMYIVGILALLGNGFANVVLWIISSKSETATRSSQENYTVHNDESIQRDIEEAVQSSIQQSSSELKFKDQNVGNVRLGKAFNESRGKTTRVKDDMNEADKLKRTTSGNKVKSGSSEVDKISSQLREAMENQTAEKGIIEKIKDRFDRYF